One part of the Solea solea chromosome 1, fSolSol10.1, whole genome shotgun sequence genome encodes these proteins:
- the tfap2a gene encoding transcription factor AP-2-alpha isoform X2 yields MSIMGMMGEWQDRHDGTSNGTARLPQLGGVGQSPYTSAPPLSHTPNSDFQPPYFPPPYQPIYPQSQDPYSHVNDPYSLNSLHAQQQQQHPSWPGQRQSQDSGLLHQHRSLPHQLCREYRREVLLPSGHGIDTGLSDSIPIHGIPHSLEDVQAVEDQGIHIPDQTVIKKGPVSLSKNNNVSSIPVNKDGLFGGVVNPNEVFCSVPGRLSLLSSTSKYKVTVAEVQRRLSPPECLNASLLGGVLRRAKSKNGGRSLREKLDKIGLNLPAGRRKAANVTLLTSLVEGEAVHLARDFGYVCETEFPAKAVAEYVNRQHSDPNEQVQRKNMLLATKQVCKEFTDLLSQDRSPLGNSRPQPILEPGIQSCLTHFSLISHGFGTPALCAAVTALQNYLTEAIKAMDKMYLNNNPNSHSDNGTKGGDKDEKHRK; encoded by the exons ATGTCAATTATGGGCATGATGGGGGAATGGCAG gatCGCCACGACGGCACCAGCAATGGGACAGCCAGGCTACCTCAGCTGGGCGGCGTGGGCCAGAGTCCCTACACGAGCGCCCCGCCGCTCTCCCACACACCGAACTCGGACTTCCAGCCCCCGTACTTCCCCCCGCCATACCAGCCCATCTACCCGCAGTCTCAGGACCCTTACTCGCACGTCAACGACCCGTACTCCCTCAACTCCCTGCatgcccagcagcagcagcagcacccgaGCTGGCCGGGCCAGAGGCAGAGTCAGGATAGCGGCCTGCTGCACCAGCACCGCAGCCTGCCCCACCAGCTGTGCCGGGAGTACCGCAGGGAAGTGCTGCTACCGTCCGGCCACGGCATCGACACGGGACTGTCGGACTCTATCCCTATCCATGGAATACCTCACTCTTTAGAAGACGTTCAG gCTGTTGAGGATCAAGGAATTCACATCCCCGACCAGACTGTAATTAAAAAAG GTCCAGTATCTTTATCCAAGAACAATAATGTTTCCTCCATCCCCGTAAATAAGGACGGACTTTTCGGAGGGGTGGTGAACCCAAACGAGGTGTTCTGCTCGGTACCGGGTCGCCTTTCCCTCCTCAGCTCCACATCAAAGTACAAGGTCACGGTGGCCGAGGTGCAGAGACGCCTCTCGCCGCCCGAGTGCCTCAACGCTTCACTGCTGGGCGGGGTGTTGAGGAG GGCCAAGTCTAAGAATGGAGGAAGATCCTTAAGGGAGAAGCTGGATAAAATCGGCTTGAATCTACCTGCGGGCAGACGCAAGGCAGCCAACGTCACCTTGCTGACGTCACTAGTCGAGG GAGAAGCTGTGCATCTTGCCAGGGATTTTGGTTATGTATGCGAGACCGAGTTTCCAGCCAAGGCAGTAGCAGAATATGTAAACCGTCAGCATTCCGACCCAAACGAACAAGTccaaagaaaaaacatgctATTGGCCACGAA GCAAGTGTGCAAAGAGTTCACGGACCTGCTGTCCCAGGACCGTTCGCCGCTGGGGAACTCACGGCCGCAGCCCATTCTTGAACCGGGAATCCAGAGCTGCTTGACCCACTTCAGTCTAATCTCGCACGGTTTTGGGACCCCGGCACTGTGCGCGGCCGTCACGGCCCTGCAGAACTATCTAACCGAGGCTATCAAAGCCATGGACAAAATGTACCTCAACAACAACCCAAACAGTCACTCAGATAACGGCACTAAAGGCGGAGACAAAGAcgagaaacacagaaagtga
- the tfap2a gene encoding transcription factor AP-2-alpha isoform X1, whose translation MKMLWKLTDNIKYEDCEDRHDGTSNGTARLPQLGGVGQSPYTSAPPLSHTPNSDFQPPYFPPPYQPIYPQSQDPYSHVNDPYSLNSLHAQQQQQHPSWPGQRQSQDSGLLHQHRSLPHQLCREYRREVLLPSGHGIDTGLSDSIPIHGIPHSLEDVQAVEDQGIHIPDQTVIKKGPVSLSKNNNVSSIPVNKDGLFGGVVNPNEVFCSVPGRLSLLSSTSKYKVTVAEVQRRLSPPECLNASLLGGVLRRAKSKNGGRSLREKLDKIGLNLPAGRRKAANVTLLTSLVEGEAVHLARDFGYVCETEFPAKAVAEYVNRQHSDPNEQVQRKNMLLATKQVCKEFTDLLSQDRSPLGNSRPQPILEPGIQSCLTHFSLISHGFGTPALCAAVTALQNYLTEAIKAMDKMYLNNNPNSHSDNGTKGGDKDEKHRK comes from the exons ATGAAAATGCTCTGGAAATTAACTGATAACATTAAATATGAAGATTGCGAG gatCGCCACGACGGCACCAGCAATGGGACAGCCAGGCTACCTCAGCTGGGCGGCGTGGGCCAGAGTCCCTACACGAGCGCCCCGCCGCTCTCCCACACACCGAACTCGGACTTCCAGCCCCCGTACTTCCCCCCGCCATACCAGCCCATCTACCCGCAGTCTCAGGACCCTTACTCGCACGTCAACGACCCGTACTCCCTCAACTCCCTGCatgcccagcagcagcagcagcacccgaGCTGGCCGGGCCAGAGGCAGAGTCAGGATAGCGGCCTGCTGCACCAGCACCGCAGCCTGCCCCACCAGCTGTGCCGGGAGTACCGCAGGGAAGTGCTGCTACCGTCCGGCCACGGCATCGACACGGGACTGTCGGACTCTATCCCTATCCATGGAATACCTCACTCTTTAGAAGACGTTCAG gCTGTTGAGGATCAAGGAATTCACATCCCCGACCAGACTGTAATTAAAAAAG GTCCAGTATCTTTATCCAAGAACAATAATGTTTCCTCCATCCCCGTAAATAAGGACGGACTTTTCGGAGGGGTGGTGAACCCAAACGAGGTGTTCTGCTCGGTACCGGGTCGCCTTTCCCTCCTCAGCTCCACATCAAAGTACAAGGTCACGGTGGCCGAGGTGCAGAGACGCCTCTCGCCGCCCGAGTGCCTCAACGCTTCACTGCTGGGCGGGGTGTTGAGGAG GGCCAAGTCTAAGAATGGAGGAAGATCCTTAAGGGAGAAGCTGGATAAAATCGGCTTGAATCTACCTGCGGGCAGACGCAAGGCAGCCAACGTCACCTTGCTGACGTCACTAGTCGAGG GAGAAGCTGTGCATCTTGCCAGGGATTTTGGTTATGTATGCGAGACCGAGTTTCCAGCCAAGGCAGTAGCAGAATATGTAAACCGTCAGCATTCCGACCCAAACGAACAAGTccaaagaaaaaacatgctATTGGCCACGAA GCAAGTGTGCAAAGAGTTCACGGACCTGCTGTCCCAGGACCGTTCGCCGCTGGGGAACTCACGGCCGCAGCCCATTCTTGAACCGGGAATCCAGAGCTGCTTGACCCACTTCAGTCTAATCTCGCACGGTTTTGGGACCCCGGCACTGTGCGCGGCCGTCACGGCCCTGCAGAACTATCTAACCGAGGCTATCAAAGCCATGGACAAAATGTACCTCAACAACAACCCAAACAGTCACTCAGATAACGGCACTAAAGGCGGAGACAAAGAcgagaaacacagaaagtga
- the tfap2a gene encoding transcription factor AP-2-alpha isoform X3 codes for MLVHSFSAMDRHDGTSNGTARLPQLGGVGQSPYTSAPPLSHTPNSDFQPPYFPPPYQPIYPQSQDPYSHVNDPYSLNSLHAQQQQQHPSWPGQRQSQDSGLLHQHRSLPHQLCREYRREVLLPSGHGIDTGLSDSIPIHGIPHSLEDVQAVEDQGIHIPDQTVIKKGPVSLSKNNNVSSIPVNKDGLFGGVVNPNEVFCSVPGRLSLLSSTSKYKVTVAEVQRRLSPPECLNASLLGGVLRRAKSKNGGRSLREKLDKIGLNLPAGRRKAANVTLLTSLVEGEAVHLARDFGYVCETEFPAKAVAEYVNRQHSDPNEQVQRKNMLLATKQVCKEFTDLLSQDRSPLGNSRPQPILEPGIQSCLTHFSLISHGFGTPALCAAVTALQNYLTEAIKAMDKMYLNNNPNSHSDNGTKGGDKDEKHRK; via the exons ATGTTAGTGCACAGTTTTTCCGCGATG gatCGCCACGACGGCACCAGCAATGGGACAGCCAGGCTACCTCAGCTGGGCGGCGTGGGCCAGAGTCCCTACACGAGCGCCCCGCCGCTCTCCCACACACCGAACTCGGACTTCCAGCCCCCGTACTTCCCCCCGCCATACCAGCCCATCTACCCGCAGTCTCAGGACCCTTACTCGCACGTCAACGACCCGTACTCCCTCAACTCCCTGCatgcccagcagcagcagcagcacccgaGCTGGCCGGGCCAGAGGCAGAGTCAGGATAGCGGCCTGCTGCACCAGCACCGCAGCCTGCCCCACCAGCTGTGCCGGGAGTACCGCAGGGAAGTGCTGCTACCGTCCGGCCACGGCATCGACACGGGACTGTCGGACTCTATCCCTATCCATGGAATACCTCACTCTTTAGAAGACGTTCAG gCTGTTGAGGATCAAGGAATTCACATCCCCGACCAGACTGTAATTAAAAAAG GTCCAGTATCTTTATCCAAGAACAATAATGTTTCCTCCATCCCCGTAAATAAGGACGGACTTTTCGGAGGGGTGGTGAACCCAAACGAGGTGTTCTGCTCGGTACCGGGTCGCCTTTCCCTCCTCAGCTCCACATCAAAGTACAAGGTCACGGTGGCCGAGGTGCAGAGACGCCTCTCGCCGCCCGAGTGCCTCAACGCTTCACTGCTGGGCGGGGTGTTGAGGAG GGCCAAGTCTAAGAATGGAGGAAGATCCTTAAGGGAGAAGCTGGATAAAATCGGCTTGAATCTACCTGCGGGCAGACGCAAGGCAGCCAACGTCACCTTGCTGACGTCACTAGTCGAGG GAGAAGCTGTGCATCTTGCCAGGGATTTTGGTTATGTATGCGAGACCGAGTTTCCAGCCAAGGCAGTAGCAGAATATGTAAACCGTCAGCATTCCGACCCAAACGAACAAGTccaaagaaaaaacatgctATTGGCCACGAA GCAAGTGTGCAAAGAGTTCACGGACCTGCTGTCCCAGGACCGTTCGCCGCTGGGGAACTCACGGCCGCAGCCCATTCTTGAACCGGGAATCCAGAGCTGCTTGACCCACTTCAGTCTAATCTCGCACGGTTTTGGGACCCCGGCACTGTGCGCGGCCGTCACGGCCCTGCAGAACTATCTAACCGAGGCTATCAAAGCCATGGACAAAATGTACCTCAACAACAACCCAAACAGTCACTCAGATAACGGCACTAAAGGCGGAGACAAAGAcgagaaacacagaaagtga